A genomic segment from uncultured Marinifilum sp. encodes:
- a CDS encoding glycoside hydrolase family 2 TIM barrel-domain containing protein, whose translation MQKLKTSILLLTIVVLAACQENQPTNSKNLFDFGWKFTKGEIEDAEKPNFIDQDWQDVDLPHDWSIEGEFSKENASFSRGAWLPAGKCAYRKTFKLEKNHKNKKFVIYFEGAYRNSEVWINGYFLGKRPLGYASFHYDMTPHLKFGDSNTLTVKLDNSAQPGSRWYTGTGIYRHVHLITTDKLYVPVWGNYIVANNCSEKEATIKIETKIKNDFETEKNITVRQTAFDTKGNEVKSIETKESIAAGESIISKSDLLVKNPLLWNPATPNLYNIKTEILVDEHVIYAENNKTGIRKIEFDSNNGFFLNGKNIKLKGVCLHHDGGPLGAAVYARTIERQLEILREMGCNAVRTAHNPFSEEFMNICDSMGFFVMNEMFDEWEKPKAPSTTQNGKKIRIPVQYYADQFKKWADKDLTDFVLRDRNHPSVIMWSIGNEIDQMKDPEGAPIAKRLASIVHHLDYRPVTNGVHGYGWGRWPNEEAASYSDIKGYNYITSEGFDKERKLFPKALGIVTEHESAQSFYPRGTYLYGDNKKEWWDKLNYKYKEAYEWVEKRDIRGESGINAWKWVKKRPYVMGMFIWTGFDYLGEVIPFGWPARSSSFAPIDLCGFPKDGFYFYQSQWSNKPMVHLFPHWNLEGQKGKKVTVYAFTNGEEVELFQDGKSLGKQKNDTKDVEYQSWEVTYQPGELKAIAYSKGEVIAEKTVRTAGAPAKIILFTRKKELSANSQDLIYVECTIVDKNGNVVPNANNKIEFSIDGPATIAGVGNGNNMSHEAFKSNYRKAFNGKCLAIIKSTKKIGKIIFSAKSKNLKTSQITLSSK comes from the coding sequence AAAAACCAAATTTTATTGATCAAGATTGGCAAGATGTAGATCTTCCACATGATTGGAGTATAGAAGGTGAGTTTAGTAAAGAGAATGCCTCTTTCTCTCGTGGTGCCTGGCTACCTGCAGGAAAATGTGCCTATCGCAAAACTTTCAAGCTTGAGAAAAATCATAAAAATAAAAAGTTTGTAATTTACTTTGAAGGAGCTTATCGAAATTCTGAAGTTTGGATAAACGGGTATTTTCTTGGCAAAAGGCCGCTTGGATACGCTTCCTTCCATTATGACATGACTCCGCATTTAAAATTCGGTGATAGTAATACTTTAACTGTAAAATTAGACAATTCGGCTCAGCCTGGTTCACGTTGGTATACTGGAACTGGAATTTACCGCCATGTTCATTTAATTACAACAGATAAACTGTATGTTCCTGTTTGGGGAAATTATATTGTAGCCAATAATTGTTCTGAAAAGGAAGCTACCATTAAAATTGAAACGAAGATTAAGAATGATTTCGAAACGGAAAAAAATATTACTGTTCGACAAACTGCTTTTGACACAAAGGGCAATGAAGTAAAAAGTATAGAAACGAAAGAAAGTATAGCTGCTGGCGAAAGTATAATCAGTAAATCTGATTTGCTTGTAAAAAACCCTTTACTATGGAATCCTGCAACACCTAACTTATACAATATTAAAACAGAAATACTTGTTGATGAGCATGTAATTTATGCAGAAAATAATAAAACCGGAATTCGCAAAATAGAATTTGATAGTAATAACGGATTCTTTTTAAATGGTAAAAACATTAAATTAAAGGGAGTTTGTTTACACCATGACGGAGGACCACTTGGAGCTGCTGTTTATGCGCGAACTATTGAACGACAACTGGAAATTCTTCGCGAAATGGGATGTAATGCCGTTCGCACTGCTCACAATCCCTTCTCTGAGGAATTTATGAATATCTGCGACAGCATGGGCTTTTTTGTCATGAACGAAATGTTCGACGAGTGGGAAAAACCTAAGGCACCATCAACAACACAAAATGGAAAAAAAATTAGAATTCCTGTTCAATACTATGCCGATCAATTTAAAAAATGGGCAGATAAAGATCTAACAGATTTTGTATTGCGCGATCGAAATCATCCATCGGTAATTATGTGGAGTATTGGCAACGAAATCGATCAAATGAAAGACCCTGAAGGTGCTCCCATTGCAAAAAGACTTGCAAGCATTGTTCATCATTTAGATTATCGCCCAGTAACAAATGGTGTTCACGGATACGGTTGGGGCAGATGGCCAAATGAAGAAGCGGCTTCGTACAGCGATATTAAAGGGTACAATTATATAACAAGCGAAGGTTTTGATAAGGAACGAAAACTATTCCCAAAAGCCTTAGGAATAGTTACTGAACATGAATCAGCACAATCGTTTTATCCCCGAGGCACATATCTGTATGGAGATAATAAAAAAGAATGGTGGGATAAATTAAACTATAAATACAAAGAAGCCTATGAGTGGGTAGAAAAAAGAGATATCAGGGGTGAAAGTGGTATAAATGCCTGGAAATGGGTTAAAAAACGCCCCTATGTAATGGGAATGTTTATATGGACAGGCTTTGATTATTTAGGAGAAGTAATTCCTTTTGGCTGGCCAGCACGTTCATCTAGTTTTGCACCAATCGATCTTTGTGGTTTTCCTAAAGATGGATTCTATTTTTACCAATCGCAGTGGAGTAATAAACCAATGGTTCACTTATTTCCTCATTGGAATTTAGAAGGCCAAAAAGGTAAAAAAGTTACTGTATATGCATTCACAAACGGCGAAGAAGTTGAGTTATTTCAGGATGGAAAATCCTTAGGTAAACAAAAAAATGATACAAAAGATGTAGAATATCAATCGTGGGAAGTTACCTACCAACCAGGAGAACTAAAAGCCATTGCCTACTCGAAAGGGGAAGTAATTGCCGAAAAAACAGTTAGAACTGCAGGTGCTCCCGCTAAAATTATTCTGTTTACCAGAAAAAAAGAATTAAGTGCTAACAGTCAGGATTTAATTTATGTAGAATGTACCATTGTTGATAAAAATGGAAATGTAGTTCCAAACGCAAATAATAAAATTGAATTTTCGATTGATGGACCAGCAACAATTGCTGGAGTTGGAAATGGCAACAATATGAGTCATGAAGCTTTTAAATCGAATTACAGAAAAGCTTTTAATGGAAAGTGTTTGGCAATTATTAAATCGACAAAAAAAATAGGAAAAATTATATTTTCTGCAAAATCGAAAAATTTAAAAACTTCGCAGATAACTTTATCATCAAAATAG
- a CDS encoding glycoside hydrolase family 2 TIM barrel-domain containing protein, which translates to MLNEKPIDLIGFNRHQHYAYIGDALPNSLHYKDMLQFKQLGFNVMRTAHYPQDDALIDACDELGILVYEEAPTWITISNNPKWWSNLEKAARRMVRNHRNYPSVVIWGAGINHRGYVPRIHYTIKQEDPVRLTASQGARWTGWQASGLTDINANMLYGPFIWDRSEPMLAMEGHSGPKEVAIHKRDPKMTGIISWTAHAYHTFHPTHAKYKSMKDRTRSGAMTIFRQPKKGLLWYPSEMRSEPYLHIEEDWKANVKELNIYSNADEVELFVNGKSIAKQKPVSDSIYEGLDHPPFLFSINKFEAGELKAIGYKNGKEYISEIIRTPEKARSLRIVLDTVGRKFEADGSDILVAYAQVLDKNGTLVKDSVGEVSFSISGPAKIYGDKAGINANPMFIETGEAPVLIQAESIPGEIKLTAKSKGLKSASVSFTSVAKENNMVLANAKPIYDFEKLRVDLGAPDQLVRFGWTAWSSEDNKPSRTKLNILGGIEASIKANSDNGVLRWLGEMNVIGKYGFAYGEGVLGIDKEGINLEFEKLPKGTYKLTSWHHAPRTNTDLMDTNVAKLKRLKIHMLPYAKQISIDVNGEKSTVNVTEGKEMQFAPAATAETVFYSDGINPVKIVFKDAKASKGVWLNAFELSEWIAK; encoded by the coding sequence ATGTTAAACGAAAAGCCAATAGACTTAATTGGTTTTAATCGTCATCAACATTATGCATACATTGGCGATGCATTGCCAAATTCGCTGCATTATAAAGATATGCTGCAGTTTAAGCAGCTTGGTTTTAATGTTATGCGCACAGCTCATTATCCACAAGATGATGCTTTAATAGATGCTTGTGATGAATTAGGAATTTTAGTTTATGAAGAGGCTCCAACCTGGATTACCATTTCAAATAATCCTAAGTGGTGGAGTAATTTGGAAAAAGCCGCCAGAAGAATGGTGCGAAATCATCGAAATTATCCTTCTGTTGTGATATGGGGAGCAGGTATCAATCACAGAGGATATGTACCACGAATTCATTATACAATTAAGCAGGAAGATCCTGTTCGTTTAACAGCTTCGCAAGGTGCTCGTTGGACCGGATGGCAAGCTTCAGGATTAACCGATATTAATGCAAATATGTTGTATGGACCATTTATTTGGGATCGTTCGGAACCAATGTTGGCAATGGAAGGACATTCGGGACCTAAGGAAGTTGCCATTCACAAGAGAGATCCTAAAATGACAGGTATTATTTCATGGACAGCGCATGCTTATCACACATTTCATCCTACTCATGCTAAGTATAAGAGTATGAAAGATAGAACTAGAAGTGGAGCAATGACCATATTTCGTCAGCCAAAGAAAGGATTGCTGTGGTATCCCTCAGAAATGAGAAGTGAACCGTATCTGCATATAGAAGAAGATTGGAAAGCCAATGTAAAAGAATTGAATATTTATAGTAATGCCGATGAGGTAGAACTTTTTGTAAATGGCAAATCGATTGCAAAACAGAAGCCAGTTTCTGATTCAATTTATGAAGGTTTGGATCATCCTCCTTTTCTGTTTTCCATTAATAAATTTGAAGCTGGTGAGTTAAAAGCCATTGGATATAAAAATGGCAAAGAGTATATTTCGGAAATCATTCGTACTCCTGAAAAAGCCAGAAGTTTAAGAATTGTTCTGGATACTGTTGGGCGTAAATTTGAAGCCGATGGTTCGGATATTTTAGTAGCCTATGCTCAGGTTTTGGATAAGAATGGAACTTTGGTTAAAGACTCGGTAGGAGAGGTTAGTTTCTCCATTTCGGGACCTGCTAAAATTTATGGCGATAAGGCCGGAATTAATGCCAATCCCATGTTTATTGAAACTGGCGAAGCACCTGTTTTAATTCAGGCAGAAAGTATACCCGGAGAAATTAAACTAACTGCAAAATCTAAAGGCTTAAAATCGGCAAGTGTTAGTTTTACATCTGTTGCTAAAGAAAACAATATGGTTCTTGCTAATGCAAAACCAATTTACGATTTTGAAAAGCTTCGTGTTGATTTGGGGGCACCTGATCAATTGGTTCGGTTTGGCTGGACTGCCTGGAGTTCTGAAGATAACAAACCATCAAGAACAAAATTGAATATATTGGGTGGAATCGAAGCAAGTATTAAAGCGAATTCTGATAATGGAGTTTTGCGCTGGTTAGGCGAAATGAATGTAATTGGAAAATATGGTTTTGCTTATGGCGAAGGAGTTTTAGGTATTGATAAAGAAGGCATAAATCTTGAATTCGAAAAATTGCCAAAGGGAACATATAAATTAACTTCATGGCATCACGCACCTCGTACCAATACCGATTTAATGGATACAAATGTGGCAAAATTAAAGCGTTTAAAAATTCACATGCTACCCTATGCTAAACAGATTAGTATTGATGTAAATGGTGAGAAATCAACAGTAAATGTAACGGAGGGGAAAGAAATGCAATTTGCGCCTGCAGCTACTGCCGAAACAGTATTTTATTCCGATGGAATTAATCCTGTAAAGATCGTATTTAAGGATGCGAAAGCAAGCAAAGGCGTTTGGTTAAATGCATTTGAATTAAGCGAGTGGATTGCCAAGTAA
- a CDS encoding glycoside hydrolase family 2 TIM barrel-domain containing protein, whose product MRTAHYPQDDALIDACDELGILVYEEAPTWITISNNPKWWSNLEKAARRMVRNHRNYPSDWIINWGSC is encoded by the coding sequence ATGCGCACAGCTCATTATCCACAAGATGATGCTTTAATAGATGCTTGTGATGAATTAGGAATTTTAGTTTATGAAGAGGCTCCAACCTGGATTACCATTTCAAATAATCCTAAGTGGTGGAGTAATTTGGAAAAAGCCGCCAGAAGAATGGTGCGAAATCATCGAAATTATCCTTCTGATTGGATAATAAATTGGGGTTCATGTTAA
- a CDS encoding sulfatase-like hydrolase/transferase: MKILKNRGNVTKSIFIVIMLFTIPFNSFSKKKERKVKPNIIVVFADDISAREIPVYGSIVWSPPKGGNTSDPKYRAKTPVMDKMAKDGCYFSTVWGATVCSPSRAMMMTGRYAHIHKWWHNGDLGKGLNENGKKGVWPLYESCPHTIGYVAKKGGYATYWAGKTQMKGSDVRLFGFDEGCITPGEQGANKNPYTDFRVTNKKINGVKVLINEDTGKEVDYYAQSSWYWKPHVRLMNHPKASKSLEWWPNTAESQKDFGLNTYGPDIELDFIFDFIDRKNKENQPFFIYHTTHLGHDGWDFFNPESKNKWPGTPVVEWKNNKYTRTTPNVTGDKGIYDTHGTVTEPGIHNQINYIDYQLWQYIEKLKELKIEDNTILVFCADNGTSKYGKGSHESQKGVHVPLIIYAPGFNFTKQGRQDVLVNLSDMLPTIADITGVKIPADYEINGVSLWPYLITGKTEHRDWIYSYKKNKQLIRNEKLLKDGYGKWYEVNEYPEDLISFPKISKKSPSKECKEEQKKLLEILPQFNLHDTEHDAPKGAKNKKVKALKEIKK, encoded by the coding sequence ATGAAAATTCTAAAAAACAGAGGAAATGTAACAAAAAGCATTTTTATTGTTATAATGCTATTTACAATTCCATTTAATTCTTTTTCGAAGAAGAAAGAAAGAAAAGTAAAACCAAATATTATTGTGGTTTTTGCTGATGATATTAGTGCTCGAGAAATTCCAGTTTACGGATCAATTGTATGGAGTCCTCCAAAGGGTGGAAACACCTCTGATCCAAAATACAGAGCTAAAACTCCTGTTATGGACAAAATGGCCAAAGATGGTTGCTATTTTTCTACTGTTTGGGGAGCAACCGTATGCTCTCCAAGCCGTGCAATGATGATGACCGGGCGTTATGCTCATATACATAAATGGTGGCACAATGGAGATCTTGGTAAAGGTCTTAATGAAAATGGCAAAAAAGGAGTTTGGCCTCTTTACGAAAGTTGCCCACATACAATTGGATATGTTGCAAAAAAAGGTGGATATGCCACTTATTGGGCCGGAAAAACTCAAATGAAAGGAAGTGATGTGCGATTATTTGGATTCGATGAAGGATGTATAACACCGGGAGAACAAGGCGCTAACAAAAATCCATATACCGATTTTAGAGTTACTAACAAAAAAATAAATGGAGTAAAAGTTCTAATTAACGAAGATACAGGAAAAGAAGTAGACTACTATGCCCAATCCAGTTGGTACTGGAAACCCCATGTTCGCCTAATGAATCATCCTAAAGCCAGTAAAAGTTTAGAATGGTGGCCCAACACAGCCGAAAGCCAAAAAGATTTTGGTTTAAACACCTATGGCCCCGACATAGAATTAGATTTTATTTTTGATTTTATAGATCGAAAAAATAAGGAAAACCAGCCTTTCTTTATTTACCACACCACTCATCTAGGCCATGATGGATGGGATTTTTTCAATCCCGAATCGAAAAACAAGTGGCCAGGAACACCTGTAGTTGAATGGAAAAACAACAAATATACCAGAACAACACCTAATGTAACTGGTGATAAGGGTATTTACGATACACATGGAACAGTAACTGAACCTGGAATTCACAACCAAATCAATTACATCGATTATCAATTATGGCAATACATAGAAAAATTGAAGGAACTAAAAATTGAAGACAATACAATTCTTGTTTTTTGTGCCGATAATGGAACCAGTAAATATGGAAAAGGGAGCCATGAATCTCAAAAAGGTGTGCATGTACCATTAATTATTTACGCCCCAGGCTTTAACTTTACAAAACAAGGTAGACAGGATGTTTTAGTAAACCTTTCTGATATGCTACCTACCATTGCAGATATTACTGGAGTAAAAATACCAGCCGATTATGAAATTAATGGTGTTAGCTTGTGGCCTTATCTTATTACAGGAAAAACAGAACATCGCGACTGGATTTATAGTTACAAGAAAAACAAGCAACTTATCCGAAACGAAAAACTTCTAAAAGATGGTTATGGAAAATGGTATGAGGTTAATGAGTACCCCGAAGACCTTATTAGTTTTCCTAAAATATCGAAAAAATCACCTTCTAAAGAGTGTAAAGAAGAACAAAAAAAATTACTTGAAATTCTTCCACAATTTAATTTACACGATACAGAACACGATGCTCCTAAAGGTGCCAAAAACAAAAAAGTAAAAGCCCTTAAAGAGATAAAAAAATAA
- a CDS encoding alpha-L-fucosidase translates to MKKISILLFLFIFFKIAFAQQKYTSNWENLKAHKAVPQWFANAKLGIYFHWGIYSVPAKGGEWYPRWMYVPDRENLWGSEIYEEHRATYGEDFDYHDFIPMWKAPNFDAKKWVDLFEDMGAKFIGSIAEHHDGFSLWNSKVNEWNSANMGPHIDVVNAIAKETKKRNLKFMATFHHGFHNMFYPKPENSFLRPLSKYNLVYDKCEVPQDKKYRKLYCNMNYAEAQELWLDKLNEVIENHCPDYIWMDFGQRFIDEKHRKQFLANYFNKAIEENKEVVVNTKGDFFPTELAVINVERATMANITPEVWITDFILGSAWCYDKTKRTAIKPEKAIRMLADVVSKNGIMLLSAGPMADGTIPKEQVNAMKDIGAWMKLYGEAIYNTRPFVTFGEGPTILKRDPKDSWNEYGAIKKGLGNLHVKDIRYTQNGNIVYAIQLGWPGENSDLLLTSFADKAKHLKIKNVSVLGCNEKILWERTKNGLKVKSPKKKPKQTDAALVYKIEL, encoded by the coding sequence ATGAAGAAAATTTCTATCCTACTCTTCTTATTTATATTTTTTAAAATCGCTTTTGCTCAACAAAAATACACCTCGAACTGGGAAAATTTAAAAGCTCACAAAGCTGTTCCCCAATGGTTTGCCAATGCTAAATTGGGAATTTATTTTCACTGGGGAATTTATTCCGTTCCGGCAAAAGGTGGAGAGTGGTATCCCAGATGGATGTATGTTCCCGATCGGGAAAATCTTTGGGGAAGCGAAATTTATGAAGAACACAGAGCTACTTATGGTGAAGATTTTGATTATCACGATTTTATTCCTATGTGGAAAGCTCCTAATTTCGATGCAAAAAAATGGGTTGATCTGTTCGAAGATATGGGAGCCAAATTTATCGGATCTATTGCCGAACATCACGATGGTTTTTCATTGTGGAATAGCAAAGTAAACGAATGGAATTCTGCAAATATGGGGCCTCACATTGATGTGGTAAATGCAATAGCAAAAGAAACAAAAAAACGGAATTTAAAATTCATGGCAACTTTTCATCATGGATTCCACAATATGTTTTACCCAAAACCTGAAAATTCCTTCTTGCGCCCACTTAGCAAATACAACTTGGTTTACGACAAGTGCGAAGTGCCACAGGATAAAAAATACCGTAAGCTTTATTGCAATATGAATTATGCCGAAGCTCAAGAATTATGGTTAGACAAACTAAATGAAGTAATTGAAAATCATTGTCCAGACTATATTTGGATGGATTTTGGACAACGATTTATTGATGAAAAGCATAGAAAACAATTTTTAGCAAATTACTTTAACAAAGCTATCGAAGAAAATAAAGAAGTTGTAGTAAACACCAAAGGAGACTTTTTCCCAACCGAATTAGCTGTTATAAATGTAGAACGAGCTACTATGGCCAATATTACTCCTGAAGTTTGGATTACTGATTTTATTCTCGGAAGCGCCTGGTGCTACGATAAAACAAAACGTACCGCTATTAAACCCGAAAAAGCCATTCGCATGTTAGCTGATGTAGTTAGTAAAAACGGAATTATGCTATTATCTGCTGGTCCAATGGCCGATGGAACAATACCTAAAGAACAAGTAAATGCAATGAAAGACATTGGGGCCTGGATGAAACTTTATGGAGAAGCAATTTACAACACAAGACCATTTGTTACTTTTGGAGAGGGACCCACCATCCTAAAGCGGGATCCTAAGGATTCCTGGAATGAATATGGTGCCATAAAAAAAGGTTTGGGTAATTTACACGTCAAAGATATTCGTTACACCCAAAATGGAAATATAGTTTACGCTATTCAGTTAGGATGGCCTGGAGAAAATAGTGATCTCCTATTAACAAGCTTTGCAGACAAAGCAAAACACCTAAAAATAAAAAATGTGTCTGTACTAGGCTGCAACGAAAAAATACTTTGGGAAAGAACAAAAAACGGATTAAAAGTTAAATCACCCAAGAAAAAACCAAAACAAACAGATGCTGCACTGGTTTACAAAATTGAACTGTAA
- a CDS encoding family 43 glycosylhydrolase: MNKKTIFLLAIGTIMNLTNWAQNPIVPAGMYIADPEAHVWEDGKLYIYGSRDASNDYWCSYKHHVLFTDNLKDWNVVENSFASKGEFDQVDYHDRLLFAPDCAYKNGTYYLYYCSPKKLSEGVAKSKSPLGPFTAGKEIKGPKQIDPAVLVDDDGQAYYYWGQGKPKVAKLKANMIEIDTSTITFPLDKAGNKAFHEGSSIRKIGDWYYFVFADDSRNNRPTCLGYAIGKNAMGPFQYKGVIIDNIGCDPAVWNNHGSIEQYNGQWYVFYHRSTHNSQKFRKACIEPIKINKDGTIDEVEMTTQGTGKPLAASKLIQAEKACLLSGKVFIDKCELADIPNEKLTNIKENDYAAYKYLNFDKHLRNFRIKTNISDEGLIELRLDKPDGELIGTCKINKTSNNTAFQISNCKTKSVKGKHALYLVFKGNNNLFFTVDWFQFY; encoded by the coding sequence ATGAATAAGAAAACTATTTTTTTATTAGCAATAGGAACAATTATGAATCTCACAAACTGGGCACAAAACCCAATTGTTCCTGCTGGAATGTATATTGCCGATCCCGAAGCTCATGTTTGGGAAGATGGTAAATTGTACATTTATGGATCTCGCGATGCAAGTAATGACTATTGGTGTTCGTACAAACATCATGTGCTGTTCACCGATAATTTAAAAGACTGGAATGTAGTTGAAAATTCATTTGCTTCAAAAGGGGAGTTTGATCAAGTCGATTATCATGACAGACTTTTATTTGCACCTGACTGTGCATACAAGAATGGAACCTATTACCTCTATTATTGTTCTCCTAAGAAACTAAGCGAAGGTGTTGCAAAAAGTAAATCTCCTTTAGGTCCCTTTACTGCAGGAAAAGAAATTAAAGGTCCTAAGCAAATCGATCCTGCCGTTTTGGTTGATGATGATGGACAAGCCTATTACTATTGGGGACAAGGAAAACCAAAAGTAGCTAAACTAAAGGCAAACATGATTGAAATTGATACTTCAACAATAACTTTCCCTCTGGATAAAGCAGGAAACAAAGCCTTTCATGAAGGTTCATCCATCAGAAAAATTGGAGATTGGTACTATTTTGTTTTTGCTGACGACAGCCGTAATAATCGCCCAACTTGTTTAGGCTATGCAATAGGTAAAAATGCAATGGGCCCCTTTCAATACAAAGGAGTTATAATCGATAATATTGGTTGTGATCCTGCCGTATGGAACAATCATGGTTCCATTGAACAATACAATGGCCAGTGGTATGTTTTTTACCATCGATCAACTCACAATTCTCAAAAGTTTCGAAAAGCATGTATTGAGCCCATTAAAATCAATAAGGATGGAACTATTGATGAAGTAGAAATGACTACACAAGGAACTGGAAAGCCATTGGCTGCAAGTAAGTTAATACAAGCAGAAAAAGCATGTTTGCTATCTGGAAAAGTATTTATTGATAAATGTGAACTTGCTGATATTCCAAATGAAAAGTTAACAAATATTAAAGAAAATGATTATGCTGCTTATAAATATTTGAACTTCGATAAACACTTGAGAAATTTCAGAATCAAAACTAACATTTCTGATGAAGGATTAATTGAACTTCGGTTAGATAAACCCGATGGTGAATTAATTGGAACTTGTAAAATCAATAAAACAAGCAACAATACAGCATTCCAAATTTCAAACTGCAAAACAAAATCAGTAAAAGGAAAACACGCTTTATATCTTGTTTTTAAAGGCAATAATAATTTATTTTTTACAGTCGATTGGTTTCAATTTTACTAA